In a single window of the candidate division WOR-3 bacterium genome:
- a CDS encoding kelch repeat-containing protein, producing MRFIKILLILLPGLVWAQLTWICATNGAGWSARQKFASAVFQNKLWVLGGQEATRKNDVWYSEDGINWVCATNQASWSARRGHAVAVFQNKLWVIGGYDGARKNDLWTSEDGSTWVNIPVLPPWIEREYHTAVVFDNKLWILGGYTGTYSNDVWYTPDGITWICATAQAPWSARYWHAATVFADHIWVIGGSDGSLKNDVWASPDGSTWYCATSNANWSPRRSHTVVSYDNKLWVLGGLNASGQRLNDVWASENGTDWTCINQAAEWTARYEHNSQVYDNKIWVLGGYDGARRNDVWYALSASAITEPELNKTKIFYDARSQSLVLNATVSRLKIYSLAGSLVKVIFCPAHTVSVSNLAPGVYFVQTDRGLSKLIIRD from the coding sequence ATGAGGTTTATCAAAATTTTACTAATATTATTGCCCGGCTTAGTCTGGGCGCAGCTTACCTGGATCTGTGCCACAAACGGAGCCGGCTGGTCAGCCCGACAGAAGTTTGCTTCAGCGGTGTTTCAAAATAAACTCTGGGTATTAGGTGGTCAAGAAGCGACGCGCAAAAACGATGTCTGGTATTCGGAGGATGGCATCAACTGGGTGTGTGCTACAAATCAAGCTAGCTGGTCGGCGCGGCGTGGTCATGCGGTAGCGGTATTTCAAAATAAGCTTTGGGTAATTGGAGGTTATGATGGGGCAAGAAAAAATGACTTATGGACTTCTGAGGATGGTAGCACTTGGGTTAATATACCCGTCCTACCACCCTGGATTGAGCGCGAGTATCATACAGCGGTGGTGTTTGATAATAAACTCTGGATCTTGGGCGGTTATACTGGGACCTATAGTAATGATGTCTGGTATACCCCAGATGGCATAACTTGGATCTGTGCCACAGCCCAGGCTCCCTGGTCAGCTCGTTATTGGCATGCAGCCACAGTCTTTGCTGATCATATCTGGGTGATCGGTGGTAGTGATGGCAGCTTAAAGAACGATGTCTGGGCTTCGCCGGATGGCAGCACCTGGTATTGTGCCACAAGTAATGCTAATTGGTCACCTCGTCGTAGTCATACGGTTGTGAGTTATGATAATAAACTCTGGGTCTTGGGCGGTCTTAATGCCTCAGGCCAGCGGCTAAATGATGTCTGGGCTTCAGAAAATGGCACGGACTGGACCTGCATTAATCAAGCGGCCGAATGGACCGCACGCTATGAGCATAATAGTCAAGTCTATGATAATAAAATATGGGTCTTGGGTGGTTATGATGGGGCGCGCCGCAACGATGTCTGGTATGCTCTCAGTGCCAGTGCCATAACCGAGCCCGAGCTAAATAAAACTAAAATTTTCTATGATGCCCGCAGTCAAAGTTTAGTGCTTAATGCGACAGTGTCCCGGTTGAAGATTTATAGCTTAGCCGGAAGCTTAGTTAAGGTTATCTTTTGTCCAGCCCATACCGTTTCTGTGTCTAACCTCGCCCCGGGGGTGTATTTTGTCCAAACCGATCGAGGACTTAGCAAGCTCATAATCAGAGATTAA
- a CDS encoding response regulator, giving the protein MGLFGKKPKKYYVILAEDNPDHQKLVKAILSKYDVNLDIANNGKELLAMLPLKPYDVVLMDIQMPDMDGYTATEKIRSDSRYKHLVIIGLSAYAMDGDAHIAIVKGMDDYVTKPIDREVLIKTLRRYIKI; this is encoded by the coding sequence ATGGGATTATTTGGGAAAAAACCAAAAAAGTATTATGTAATTTTAGCCGAAGATAACCCTGACCACCAAAAACTAGTTAAGGCAATATTATCCAAGTATGATGTCAACTTAGATATTGCGAATAACGGCAAAGAACTTTTAGCCATGCTACCCTTAAAGCCTTATGATGTGGTCTTAATGGATATTCAGATGCCGGATATGGATGGTTATACCGCAACCGAGAAGATCAGAAGCGATTCCCGCTATAAACACTTAGTCATTATCGGTCTTTCAGCCTATGCTATGGATGGTGATGCCCATATTGCGATTGTTAAAGGAATGGACGATTATGTCACAAAGCCGATCGACCGCGAGGTGCTTATAAAGACCTTACGCCGCTATATAAAGATATAA
- a CDS encoding S8 family serine peptidase, translated as MNLLLALVIISLEFYRAPQPIDIATIDREIVWVYFTDKGFRTESEYYQVLSEYTPRLSPEAQRRRLAALGRLYDYDDLPVYAPYLEELISYGAKLRIVSNWLNAASFYIPKALLPQIANLPYVYDIKPVATDKVTHEELSVLEVKDQTADTSYYRELYNLTYEQNYMLGVPQVFTRGYTGSGVKLAILDTGLKRRKHNALRSLRIYKEHDFLSGDDIFIKRPYYEVAQPIPELANQKMIQALRFVRDSQNRLYLFFSADSFTPAQARPARLLMSYSDNLGEDWSLPQALYSTVTYNISIPNIAAAAKDSVVYYLWQELIPQAPNVPINNLYFSYLINAQPHPHTSLGAGKNPAVTIKDDVLAISYVTNDSVLYFRKADITAIVPSFYSPQLVETFTEAIADPWVFIDSLNEIEILVRGLRTQKLYHFTSTDDGLSFNFNSELDSQVGKTSLVIDNHKIYLVYKKYLAGGRSALVLRTSTDGASTWSNEVSLVNNALALGDFSFTVQHDTIKLVYESHNDIYLCQIYQDAIIAVETLAQNFSYAPRILNTTAGSAIVYVRRGDDDTDYEEGEDFLEQPNHGTHMASIIAGYLPKTFIGVAPAVDLIIAKTELHKALSGYIYETIIEEDLWVSGLEWAEKVGAQIISSSLGYRSWYTEKDYDGRTIPVSVAADLAAKRGVVVVSAMGNAPLNFFPWPSRYIVAPGDAFEIITAGGVKRDSSPWRSQTSATGLGPTFDGRIKPDLVALADAVTIVNPDDSSEYLASSGTSCATALIAGLCALILEAHPSWSADSVKLALFSTASLPVPNCTLGWGIPNVDSVLKVYPARAPSFTRNVLAAPYPVPFVVSRDQKIFFPFYLMKTPRWAELRIYSLTGELIKTINLSANDISVPGRYIDKATLTRIGAYWDGTNQDGNFVSSGIYFVVLETSFGRDRKTFALVR; from the coding sequence ATGAATCTTCTCTTAGCTTTAGTGATTATTAGCCTAGAGTTTTATCGCGCACCTCAGCCGATTGATATTGCGACAATTGACCGTGAAATTGTCTGGGTGTATTTTACTGATAAGGGCTTTCGCACCGAAAGCGAGTATTATCAAGTGTTATCCGAATATACTCCCAGGTTAAGCCCAGAAGCCCAGAGGCGACGCCTTGCCGCATTAGGTCGGCTTTATGACTACGATGACTTGCCAGTCTATGCGCCATACTTAGAAGAGCTAATCAGTTACGGAGCTAAACTCCGCATAGTTTCCAATTGGCTAAATGCCGCAAGTTTTTATATACCCAAAGCGCTCTTGCCCCAAATTGCGAACTTGCCGTATGTCTATGATATCAAACCCGTCGCGACAGACAAAGTAACCCATGAAGAACTTTCCGTGCTGGAAGTTAAAGACCAAACCGCGGATACTTCGTATTATCGCGAGCTATATAATTTAACTTATGAACAGAATTATATGCTCGGGGTGCCGCAGGTCTTTACCAGGGGTTATACCGGCTCAGGCGTGAAACTGGCAATTTTAGATACTGGTCTGAAACGCCGCAAGCATAACGCACTACGCTCATTACGCATCTATAAAGAGCATGACTTTTTAAGTGGTGATGATATCTTTATTAAGAGGCCCTATTATGAGGTTGCCCAGCCGATACCAGAGCTTGCTAATCAGAAGATGATTCAAGCCTTAAGATTTGTTAGGGACAGCCAAAACCGATTGTATCTCTTCTTCTCAGCTGATTCCTTCACTCCGGCCCAAGCCCGACCTGCTAGGTTGCTTATGAGTTATAGTGATAATTTAGGTGAAGACTGGTCTTTACCTCAGGCACTTTATTCTACGGTGACATATAATATCTCAATCCCGAATATCGCTGCTGCGGCCAAAGATTCGGTTGTCTATTATCTCTGGCAGGAGTTAATTCCCCAAGCCCCTAATGTGCCAATCAATAATCTATATTTTAGCTACCTCATTAACGCCCAGCCCCACCCTCATACCAGTTTAGGCGCCGGTAAAAATCCCGCAGTCACTATTAAAGACGATGTTTTAGCCATAAGTTATGTCACTAATGATTCCGTGCTCTATTTTCGCAAAGCAGATATCACCGCAATTGTGCCATCGTTTTATAGTCCACAGCTGGTTGAAACTTTTACTGAGGCGATCGCCGATCCTTGGGTATTTATTGACAGCCTCAATGAGATTGAAATCCTAGTGCGGGGTCTTAGAACTCAAAAGTTATATCACTTTACCTCTACCGATGATGGTTTAAGTTTTAACTTTAATTCCGAGCTCGATAGTCAAGTTGGTAAAACCAGCTTAGTTATTGATAATCACAAAATTTATCTGGTGTATAAAAAATACTTAGCTGGTGGTCGAAGTGCGCTCGTCTTACGCACTTCAACTGATGGTGCAAGCACTTGGTCTAATGAAGTGTCCTTGGTGAATAATGCCTTAGCCCTAGGAGATTTTTCTTTTACCGTTCAGCACGATACAATTAAACTGGTCTACGAATCACACAATGATATTTATCTATGTCAAATTTATCAAGATGCCATCATAGCCGTAGAGACTCTAGCTCAGAACTTCTCGTACGCCCCACGCATCTTAAATACCACAGCTGGATCGGCTATCGTATATGTCCGACGCGGCGATGATGATACCGACTATGAAGAAGGTGAAGATTTCTTAGAGCAGCCGAATCATGGCACGCATATGGCCTCAATTATTGCCGGTTATCTGCCGAAAACCTTTATTGGAGTTGCCCCCGCTGTAGATTTAATTATCGCTAAAACTGAGCTCCACAAAGCCCTTAGTGGTTATATCTATGAGACGATAATCGAAGAAGATCTATGGGTGAGTGGTTTGGAATGGGCCGAAAAAGTAGGTGCCCAGATTATCTCAAGCTCGTTAGGTTATCGTAGCTGGTATACCGAGAAAGATTATGACGGCCGAACCATCCCAGTCTCCGTCGCCGCAGATCTGGCTGCCAAGCGTGGTGTCGTGGTCGTCAGTGCGATGGGCAATGCTCCACTTAACTTTTTCCCCTGGCCTTCACGTTATATCGTAGCCCCTGGTGATGCTTTTGAGATTATTACGGCCGGTGGTGTGAAACGAGATTCTAGCCCATGGCGCAGCCAAACTTCGGCTACCGGTTTAGGCCCAACATTTGATGGCCGAATTAAACCAGACCTGGTCGCCTTGGCTGATGCTGTAACGATTGTGAATCCAGACGACTCTTCGGAGTATTTAGCTAGTAGTGGTACCTCATGCGCTACGGCACTGATTGCCGGACTATGTGCCCTAATTTTAGAAGCTCATCCCAGTTGGTCAGCTGACTCGGTAAAGCTAGCGCTATTTAGCACGGCATCACTTCCGGTGCCCAATTGTACTTTAGGATGGGGTATTCCCAATGTCGACTCCGTCCTTAAAGTTTATCCAGCCCGAGCGCCGAGTTTTACCCGAAATGTCTTGGCCGCACCTTATCCGGTGCCATTTGTAGTAAGTAGGGATCAAAAGATTTTTTTCCCGTTCTATTTAATGAAAACTCCGCGTTGGGCTGAGTTGCGGATCTATTCGTTAACCGGTGAGCTAATAAAAACCATTAATCTCTCGGCAAATGATATCAGTGTTCCGGGTCGCTATATTGATAAAGCCACTCTAACCCGGATTGGGGCTTATTGGGATGGTACAAATCAAGACGGAAATTTTGTAAGTTCTGGCATTTACTTTGTGGTGTTAGAGACCAGTTTTGGCCGGGACCGAAAAACTTTTGCGCTCGTGCGATAA
- a CDS encoding PAS domain S-box protein — MMKTLDKTKFTSIILQKPQKGHFFMQREGVKIGDELMNENFHSLILDRLNIGYLVYQPIRDRHRNIIDAIIKDTCPALEALLGKTRSNLVGKELSKIKSKKNREILEFIKGLILHPRAEIIDNYFPRADKRIRFFVFPLDAKRFVLIFSIGAVTESEIAYELTNRWRVAVNALKEVVFTTDTQGRLVQWNKALEEQFKIPPKEKPVYCYEIIHGTKKRIASCPFFTTLKTKKRAECELALNNRYWHIVIDPIFADKKKIIGAIHILYDITEARKHEQVLKENEEKFRTLVENAQYGVVLLDKDKIVYANPFISRLLGYKETKAILGMPYYRFIYPKERGIIRERYQRRLKGLPVPALYETMLYNKEKKPVPVELQPRIITVGNKKYNLVVIYDLRERKRLEESLKISETRYRTIVENLAVGVYRSLPGGRGQFVEVNPQLVKILGYQSKDELLKVPVRDTYQRPQERINFIRELKTKDYLEAEIPLRRKDGSLIMARIIAHAIKDNQGKIQWIDGIVEDITERKKTEEALKYRGQILEIAADCAQELLKHPNWRELMPMMLAKIGQAAGVSRAYLWEKVVTPNGRVLTDQAYEWVAKGITPQQGSPLVHNFDFMRAGFGEWYQKLAQGEVITAIVRDLPKKMRDYLTAQDIKSLCLVPVCVKNEPWGLIGFDQCDYERAWTQIEIDALKTFAGLIGSAIYNEEINNQLKASEEKYRGLINNLSEGVFRTTPDGRFLEVNPALVSIHGAQSEEELLKINVNSLYENPQGREILLKTLKTQGAVRDWEVNQVRLDGKKITVAITARASFDKNGNIKWIEGIVRDITERKRAEEELRKAKEAAELANKAKSEFLHNMSHELRSPLTSIMGFTELALERETDPEKREYLETIQKSSDYLLHIINNILDLARIESGKMKLEMKPCNLKEIAQDIYDRFKVLAERKKLQFVLKVSPESPPQIVTDCIKVTQIVSNLVDNAFKFTEQGKVIVSFSLRRIAQRQGELEIYVKDTGIGIAPERQQMIFERFTQAEYYLSKKYGGAGLGLPLVKELVELFGGKITLESQLAKGSKFTVFLPVEIVET, encoded by the coding sequence ATGATGAAAACTCTTGACAAAACTAAATTTACTAGTATAATCTTACAAAAGCCCCAAAAAGGGCATTTTTTTATGCAGCGAGAGGGGGTAAAGATAGGTGATGAGCTAATGAATGAAAATTTCCATTCTTTAATATTAGACCGGCTCAATATTGGTTATTTGGTTTATCAGCCAATACGAGATCGCCACCGTAATATTATTGACGCCATAATTAAAGATACCTGCCCTGCCCTTGAGGCCTTATTAGGCAAAACGCGCTCTAATCTTGTTGGTAAAGAACTCAGTAAGATCAAGAGCAAAAAAAATCGCGAGATATTAGAATTTATAAAAGGATTAATTTTACATCCCCGGGCCGAGATTATTGATAATTATTTTCCTCGAGCTGATAAACGGATACGATTTTTTGTTTTCCCCTTAGACGCAAAACGATTCGTGTTAATTTTTTCCATAGGCGCGGTGACAGAAAGTGAAATTGCCTACGAGTTAACAAACCGCTGGCGGGTTGCGGTTAATGCCTTAAAAGAAGTGGTCTTTACTACAGATACCCAAGGCCGATTGGTGCAATGGAATAAAGCCCTGGAAGAACAATTTAAAATCCCACCTAAAGAGAAGCCAGTTTATTGTTATGAGATTATCCATGGGACTAAAAAACGTATTGCCTCTTGTCCATTTTTCACAACACTTAAGACCAAAAAACGGGCTGAATGCGAGTTGGCACTTAATAATAGATACTGGCACATCGTTATTGACCCAATTTTTGCTGACAAGAAAAAGATTATTGGCGCCATTCATATTCTTTATGATATTACTGAGGCTAGAAAACATGAGCAGGTCCTTAAAGAAAATGAAGAGAAGTTCCGAACTTTAGTAGAAAATGCCCAATACGGTGTAGTATTATTAGATAAGGATAAGATTGTTTATGCTAACCCTTTCATTAGCCGGCTATTAGGCTATAAGGAAACCAAAGCCATTCTGGGAATGCCCTATTATAGATTCATCTATCCTAAAGAACGGGGGATAATTCGCGAACGCTATCAAAGGCGACTAAAAGGTCTGCCGGTGCCAGCTCTTTATGAGACAATGCTATATAATAAAGAGAAAAAACCGGTACCGGTGGAGCTGCAGCCTCGTATTATTACGGTTGGCAATAAAAAATACAACTTAGTAGTTATCTATGACCTTAGGGAACGAAAAAGATTAGAAGAGTCGTTAAAAATCAGCGAAACCCGATATCGAACTATCGTGGAAAATTTAGCCGTCGGGGTTTATCGAAGCCTACCAGGCGGCAGGGGTCAATTTGTTGAGGTTAACCCCCAGTTGGTAAAAATTCTTGGCTATCAATCAAAAGACGAGCTCCTAAAAGTACCGGTGCGCGATACCTACCAGCGTCCTCAGGAGCGTATAAACTTTATCCGGGAACTTAAGACCAAGGATTATTTAGAGGCTGAGATTCCTTTAAGACGCAAAGATGGTAGCCTAATTATGGCCCGAATCATCGCTCATGCCATAAAAGACAATCAGGGCAAGATTCAGTGGATTGATGGCATTGTGGAAGATATTACCGAGAGGAAAAAGACCGAAGAAGCCTTGAAATATCGGGGACAAATTTTAGAAATCGCTGCCGACTGCGCTCAAGAGCTGCTTAAACATCCGAACTGGCGCGAGCTGATGCCTATGATGTTAGCAAAGATTGGTCAAGCCGCCGGGGTGAGCCGAGCTTATTTATGGGAAAAAGTTGTGACACCTAATGGGAGAGTTCTTACCGACCAGGCTTATGAATGGGTTGCTAAGGGCATAACCCCCCAACAGGGAAGTCCTTTAGTTCATAATTTTGATTTTATGCGGGCTGGATTTGGTGAGTGGTATCAAAAATTAGCTCAGGGTGAGGTGATAACTGCGATTGTGCGCGATTTGCCGAAAAAGATGCGCGATTATTTAACGGCCCAGGATATTAAATCACTTTGCCTGGTACCGGTGTGTGTTAAAAATGAACCTTGGGGACTGATTGGATTTGACCAATGTGACTACGAACGAGCTTGGACGCAAATTGAAATTGATGCCTTAAAGACCTTTGCCGGGCTTATTGGTAGCGCGATATACAATGAGGAGATTAATAATCAACTTAAGGCTAGTGAAGAAAAATATCGGGGCTTAATTAATAATCTTAGTGAAGGAGTTTTTCGGACGACCCCAGATGGTCGATTCTTGGAAGTAAATCCAGCCTTAGTTAGTATTCATGGTGCCCAGAGTGAAGAAGAGTTACTTAAGATCAATGTAAATAGTCTTTATGAGAATCCGCAGGGCCGAGAGATTTTATTAAAAACCTTAAAAACCCAAGGTGCCGTTCGGGACTGGGAAGTAAACCAGGTGAGACTTGATGGTAAAAAAATTACCGTAGCAATTACGGCCCGAGCTTCATTTGATAAGAATGGCAATATTAAATGGATTGAGGGTATTGTGCGAGATATCACTGAGCGCAAGCGAGCTGAAGAAGAACTGAGAAAAGCTAAAGAGGCGGCTGAGTTGGCCAATAAAGCCAAGTCAGAATTTTTACACAATATGAGCCACGAACTGCGCTCACCCTTAACCTCGATTATGGGCTTTACCGAGCTGGCTTTAGAGCGCGAGACTGATCCTGAGAAACGTGAGTATTTAGAGACGATTCAGAAGTCCAGTGACTATCTATTACACATTATAAATAATATTTTAGATTTGGCTCGAATTGAGAGTGGCAAAATGAAGCTTGAAATGAAGCCCTGTAACCTTAAAGAAATTGCCCAAGATATTTATGACCGCTTTAAAGTCTTAGCCGAAAGAAAAAAGCTTCAATTTGTGTTAAAGGTATCGCCCGAGTCTCCGCCGCAAATTGTGACTGATTGTATTAAAGTCACCCAGATCGTTTCTAACTTGGTTGACAATGCCTTTAAGTTTACCGAGCAGGGCAAGGTGATCGTTTCCTTTAGTTTAAGAAGAATTGCTCAGCGGCAAGGTGAGCTAGAAATTTATGTTAAAGATACAGGCATTGGTATTGCCCCAGAACGACAACAGATGATCTTTGAACGTTTTACCCAGGCTGAATATTATCTTTCTAAAAAATATGGTGGAGCTGGTTTGGGACTGCCATTGGTTAAAGAACTTGTGGAACTTTTTGGCGGTAAGATTACCCTGGAGAGCCAGTTGGCCAAGGGCTCGAAGTTTACGGTATTTTTACCCGTAGAAATTGTTGAAACCTAA